A window of the Canis lupus baileyi chromosome 1, mCanLup2.hap1, whole genome shotgun sequence genome harbors these coding sequences:
- the LOC140641228 gene encoding spermatogenesis-associated protein 31E1-like: MENYLFSLKSITAGWLSFSPTSWTIKAIFIFLCILGVYTVYCIYFFLLFSYFRNDPSLPPHKKHRSSRKHRVEPQRRSSRSQKKAQTLKTLKACRDCLQELEEVQDLISLLQSYLGRLPDQGAFHHLLHQEAPEEVSKAAPARTHKPRKESGENAAHTLAPSASPAPLHRLLPLDSTLPAEPQEDQNNLKKILLGTITKSLLPGNSSLASLILAVSGLRHADYPILSFSWWWESTKSLFFPTSSQHKCQQEHLACHPPEASFWGGPTNWQIETHKPSFVTSDVQKLLEILITKRVELKIWKEKEKDGSIGKQLCPDNHLNSLGTMWKLLSAEQTTITPQSFRNQKDEPEQLASPQQLSSPKILEDHLQQKCSQLFWGLPSLHSESLLATALVCTHSPQLQVPFLLFNGLSNCLPALIQDQISSQFSHVSSLPHHGIQLQPSTPIWPQPQAHLAPSVPIRPPSLPPQMSACGVPCPASQEKTQFFIPNETQQLEWPLLPKHQERGRTLHYMMKRYRKFFGKVPPKLPKYNQDSQSYGSVSIIHGDFVIFNIQKHHHQRRLSKDKHRDSLPHRVQVSLELMWPPNEFPETSKAQDNQGFSRPFVFKGKSSQTTQRTKSRDPRSFYRKSQTRSQLQNNLGNGLQQCLKRSPTDLSRVSASFPVKVLGTDSEEELERHLMRTLKSDQGKHLARGPGKKHLEKNLEVHLCRKLGQINEGLIPVSVRRSWFMATHSLPKSHLGSERRNLASLNDRKPCINTSHELPFLSPHTRQMLEAHIIRFRVRHKWDLPSQAFEPIDLKLCEAQPLPLPLHPSPCSATCVSGTHSRAMFYKFLGKPPQPHLGEEITEESIPTSESPQPVPSSASEEIQQASPGDVQEPSEVPLPGQEDRSPSQTSTLSLTNRALESEIVMGAKKDNLESSSATARNELKDKSGDQASQNKVAILKMKLRSQFTRAEEAREETEPKKAPAWKVILKPSMLANNQTIYVDLRRSGSPCPSKSPLPPTELAAQDLKEPCLKAKVASKFELQEKVESENQPQGPIAGVPLQDSSSDISLQDSGTCDLVQDHDTKVPLQDSPTDVLLTIDTLSTHKSSSCSQREHASGDTPASPVPHDLVSSELSSEVQQEPSIPKAEDPCKSQSEMTISTAETEDLQSPKSEEHEECAEPLGSSVFQAGGTGHPPRVRGTGDSLGSKYLQLMPERGQVIPESHFRKRVRNFLQCLNLNKKGKGLEDPLQKGKPVSATVQREVPVRSRSLMDSRATEAQTIVTAVGRVLVEKLGLYQGMRASDINMHKEFQAPGRGHSRHHKVLSSPEQGRVMRETASKQQAIPKGHSCPNRAEWIPGRDSRWEGPPRELGAPGRPSQHRLMLAGASGHIHRYPTYSLQKCVSSHQAVCAPHTCHGRKALLQEKVEYMQRKPFVSHVSTSSMC; this comes from the exons atggagaattaCCTCTTCTCTCTGAAAAGCATTACTGCTGGTTGGCTGAGCTTCAGCCCCACTTCTTGGACAATTAaagccattttcattttcttgtgtaTACTGGGAGTATACACAGTATACTGTATATACTTCTTCCTGTTATTCTCCTACTTCCGGAATGATCCATCCTTACCACCACATAAGAAACACAGAAGCAGCAGGAAG CATCGAGTGGAGCCtcagagaaggagcagcaggagcCAGAAGAAAGCCCAGACTCTGAAGACTCTGAAAG CTTGCAGAGATTGCCTGCAAGAACTAGAGGAGGTTCAGGACCTGATTTCCCTTCTCCAAAG CTACCTGGGGAGGCTCCCTGACCAGGGGGCCTTTCATCACCTCCTACATCAAGAAGCCCCTGAGGAGGTGTCCAAAGCAGCACCTGCTAGAACCCACAAGCCAAGGAAGGAGTCTGGGGAAAATGCTGCTCACACCTTGGCCCCATCAGCTTCCCCTGCTCCTCTCCATCGCCTTCTACCTCTGGACTCCACCCTGCCAGCAGAACCTCAAGAAGACCAAAATAACTTAAAGAAAATCCTACTGGGCACAATCACAAAGAGCTTACTTCCAGGTAATTCCTCTTTGGCATCTCTCATTCTAGCCGTCTCAGGCCTCAGACATGCCGACTATCCCATTTTATCCTTTTCCTGGTGGTGGGAAAGTACCAAGTCCTTGTTCTTCCCTACCTCGTCACAGCACAAATGCCAGCAAGAACACCTGGCCTGCCACCCACCAGAGGCCTCGTTCTGGGGTGGCCCTACAAACTGGCAGATAGAGACTCATAAACCCTCTTTTGTCACCTCGGATGTCCAGAAGCTGCTGGAAATACTAATCACAAAAAGAGTAGAACTGAAGatttggaaggagaaagaaaaggatggaTCAATTGGGAAACAATTGTGCCCAGACAATCACCTGAACTCTTTGGGGACTATGTGGAAGTTACTCAGTGCTGAGCAGACCACCATAACCCCACAATCCTTCCGGAACCAGAAAGATGAACCAGAGCAGCTGGCCAGTCCTCAGCAGCTCTCATCCCCCAAAATCTTGGAAGACCACTTGCAACAGAAATGCAGCCAGCTCTTCTGGGGTCTCCCCTCTCTGCACAGTGAGTCCTTGCTGGCCACTGCTTTGGTCTGTACTCACTCTCCTCAACTACAGGTTCCCTTTCTTTTATTCAATGGGCTCTCTAATTGCTTGCCAGCTCTAATTCAGGATCAAATATCTTCACAGTTTTCCCATGTCTCATCCTTGCCCCACCATGGGATCCAACTCCAACCCTCGACACCAAtctggccccagccccaggcccatcTTGCACCTTCTGTCCCAATCAGACCACCTTCTCTTCCACCCCAGATGAGTGCCTGTGGGGTACCTTGCCCTGCATCCCAGGAAAAGACACAATTCTTCATCCCAAATGAAACTCAACAACTGGAATGGCCATTGTTGCCAAAGCACCAAGAAAGGGGGAGGACTTTACACTACATGATGAAAAGATATCGGAAGTTCTTTGGCAAAGTCCCTCCCAAGCTTCCCAAGTACAACCAGGACTCCCAGTCTTACGGGTCAGTTTCCATCATTCATGGGGACTTTGTAATCTTTAATATCCAAAAACACCACCATCAAAGGAGGCTCAGCAAGGATAAACACAGAGACAGCCTGCCCCACAGGGTCCAAGTGTCTCTGGAACTGATGTGGCCTCCCAATGAATTCCCAGAGACAAGTAAGGCACAGGATAACCAGGGATTCTCAAGGCCCTTTGTGTTTAAAGGCAAAAGCAGCCAGACTACACAGAGGACCAAGTCCAGGGACCCTAGAAGTTTCTATAGGAAGAGTCAAACAAGATCCCAACTACAGAATAACTTGGGTAACGGTCTACAGCAATGTCTGAAGAGAAGCCCAACAGATCTCTCCAGAGTTTCAGCCAGCTTCCCAGTAAAGGTTCTAGGAACTGACTCTGAGGAGGAGTTAGAAAGACATTTGATGAGGACCTTGAAGAGTGACCAAGGAAAACACTTAGCCAGGGGCCCAGGTAagaaacatctagaaaaaaaCTTAGAGGTTCACTTGTGCAGGAAATTGGGACAGATCAATGAAGGTTTGATCCCTGTGAGCGTGCGTCGATCCTGGTTTATGGCCACTCACAGTTTGCCCAAGTCCCACCTTGGCAGTGAACGTAGAAATCTGGCATCCTTGAATGATCGGAAACCCTGCATAAATACCTCCCATGAGCTGCCTTTCCTTAGTCCTCACACTCGACAGATGTTGGAAGCACACATCATAAGGTTTCGGGTGAGGCATAAGTGGGACCTACCTTCCCAAGCCTTTGAGCCCATAGATCTCAAGCTATGTGAAGCTCAAcccttgccccttcccctgcaccCCTCTCCTTGCTCAGCCACCTGTGTATCTGGGACCCACTCAAGAGCCATGTTCTACAAGTTCTTGGGAAAACCTCCTCAGCCGCATCTGGGAGAGGAGATAACAGAAGAGTCCATTCCCACCTCAGAGAGTCCCCAGCCTGTCCCCTCATCTGCAAGTGAGGAAATTCAGCAGGCCTCACCTGGTGATGTCCAGGAGCCCTCAGAGGTCCCTTTACCTGGACAGGAAGACAGATCACCTTCTCAGACCTCTACACTCAGCCTCACAAACAGAGCCCTGGAGAGTGAGATTGTTATGGGGGCCAAGAAAGACAACCTGGAGTCAAGTTCAGCAACGGCCAGGAATGAACTAAAGGACAAAAGTGGGGATCAGGCCTCACAAAACAAGGTAGCAATACTGAAGATGAAGCTCAGGTCCCAATTTACAAGGGCTGAAGAGGCCAGGGAGGAGACAGAGCCCAAGAAGGCCCCTGCTTGGAAAGTCATCTTAAAACCCAGTATGCTGGCCAACAACCAAACCATTTATGTGGATCTGAGGAGATCAGGATCTCCATGCCCTAGTAAAAGCCCCTTACCACCTACAGAGTTGGCTGCCCAAGATTTAAAGGAGCCATGCCTTAAAGCAAAGGTTGCCAGTAAGTTTGAGCTCCAAGAAAAGGTAGAGTCAGAGAACCAGCCTCAAGGACCTATCGCTGGTGTGCCTCTTCAAGATTCTTCCAGTGACATCTCCCTTCAAGACTCTGGCACTTGCGACCTTGTCCAAGACCATGATACTAAGGTGCCCCTGCAAGATTCTCCCACTGATGTCCTCCTTACCATAGACACCTTGTCCACACACAAATCATCCTCCTGTTCCCAGAGGGAACATGCCAGTGGAGACACACCAGCTTCCCCAGTGCCACATGACCTTGTATCAAGTGAATTGAGCAGTGAGGTGCAGCAGGAGCCCAGTATACCGAAAGCTGAGGACCCATGTAAGAGCCAGAGTGAGATGACTATCTCCACTGCTGAGACAGAAGACCTGCAGAGTCCCAAATCAGAAGAGCATGAAGAGTGTGCAGAGCCATTGGGAAGCAGCGTTTTCCAAGCTGGTGGGACAGGCCACCCTCCCCGTGTCAGAGGAACAGGAGATAGCCTTGGAAGCAAATACCTCCAGCTCATGCCAGAAAGGGGACAGGTTATTCCAGAAAGCCACTTTAGAAAAAGGGTAAGGAACTTTCTGCAATGTCTTAATCTCAATAAAAAAGGCAAAGGACTGGAAGATCCCCTTCAAAAGGGCAAGCCTGTGTCAGCAACTGTCCAGAGGGAGGTACCAGTCAGAAGCAGATCACTTATGGACAGCAGAGCTACTGAAGCTCAGACGATTGTGACAGCTGTGGGACGGGTCCTGGTGGAGAAACTGGGACTTTACCAAGGAATGCGTGCCTCAGACATAAATATGCACAAAGAATTCCAGGCCCCAGGACGTGGGCACTCCCGCCACCACAAGGTTCTTTCCTCCCCAGAACAGGGGAGAGTGATGAGAGAGACGGCCTCCAAGCAGCAAGCCATCCCCAAGGGCCACAGCTGTCCCAACAGGGCCGAGTGGATCCCAGGCAGGGACAGCAGATGGGAAGGCCCACCCAGGGAGCTGGGGGCCCCAGGCAGACCCAGCCAGCACAGGCTGATGCTGGCAGGTGCCTCAGGTCACATTCACCGTTATCCAACATATAGTCTTCAAAAATGTGTGTCATCCCATCAGGCAGTGTGTGCTCCTCACACCTGTCATGGTAGGAAAGCTTTACTTCAAGAAAAAGTTGAGTATATGCAAAGAAAGCCTTTTGTTTCTCATGTTAGCACATCTTCCATGTGCTAA